In Panacibacter ginsenosidivorans, the following proteins share a genomic window:
- a CDS encoding arginine deiminase family protein, which produces MQQTSSINVSSEIGTLKRLLIHSPDGGIGKVVPGKFKEWLYDDTVHLAQMRREYNEYIKLLLYFLDPEKIPYILECEKKQVNQKQADCFKPDNPAYFNSDKVLETQFLLTQILKNEALRQRIISGVCAWEGCSFATERTLQTITDAAELAKVLITGVLHNKDKSIKEFVFAPVPNFIFTRDIGITINDHLLLSNAATAARERENLLMKFISFYYLFEGNEDKLIEISESSDFFLLDENEQKDFKTSVEGGDVMMIAPNHLLIGVSERTTPSAADEVIHKIFANNKTGIEKITVIKIPHHRAVMHIDTVFTHVRKDTWVLFGKFSERVGQERNDKQFAYYRYLLDKDYVPEHESIEIFRFYKPIAETYQPGKDYLTDISDKVKGLESLLRSISIEDFGIAESDVKIIYSGNNVFPHDEREQWTDSCNLLALKNGVVVGYDRNEETFKGFMANGFTVIKVGELLKKFENNELTPAEVKDTLIVLPSAELSRARGGAHCMSMPLLREKI; this is translated from the coding sequence ATGCAACAAACAAGTTCTATCAACGTAAGCTCAGAGATAGGCACATTAAAACGATTGCTCATTCATAGCCCTGATGGTGGTATTGGTAAAGTTGTTCCCGGAAAATTTAAAGAATGGCTGTATGATGATACAGTGCATCTTGCGCAAATGCGCAGGGAATATAATGAGTATATAAAGTTGCTGTTGTATTTTCTTGACCCGGAAAAAATTCCATACATACTGGAGTGCGAAAAGAAACAAGTAAACCAAAAACAAGCTGATTGTTTCAAACCCGATAATCCCGCATATTTCAACAGTGATAAGGTTTTAGAAACGCAATTTCTTTTAACACAGATATTGAAGAATGAAGCGTTGCGTCAGCGTATTATTTCCGGGGTATGCGCCTGGGAAGGCTGCAGCTTTGCAACAGAACGTACACTGCAAACCATTACAGATGCTGCAGAACTTGCCAAGGTTTTAATTACCGGCGTGCTACACAATAAAGATAAAAGCATTAAAGAATTTGTATTTGCACCTGTTCCTAATTTTATTTTTACAAGGGATATTGGCATTACTATAAACGATCATTTATTACTCAGTAATGCTGCAACTGCTGCAAGAGAAAGAGAAAACCTGCTGATGAAATTTATTTCTTTCTATTACCTTTTTGAAGGCAATGAAGATAAACTGATAGAAATTTCTGAATCAAGTGATTTCTTTTTACTCGATGAAAATGAACAGAAAGATTTTAAAACTTCTGTAGAAGGTGGGGATGTGATGATGATCGCTCCTAATCATTTGTTGATCGGCGTAAGTGAACGAACCACACCGTCTGCCGCAGATGAAGTAATACATAAAATATTTGCCAACAATAAAACAGGGATCGAAAAAATCACCGTGATAAAAATTCCGCATCACCGTGCTGTAATGCATATTGATACGGTGTTTACACATGTAAGAAAAGACACCTGGGTATTGTTTGGAAAATTTTCAGAGCGTGTAGGCCAGGAGAGAAATGATAAGCAGTTTGCTTATTACCGTTACCTTTTAGATAAAGATTATGTGCCAGAGCATGAAAGTATAGAAATATTCCGATTCTATAAGCCGATAGCTGAAACATACCAACCGGGTAAAGATTATCTTACTGATATAAGCGATAAAGTAAAGGGTCTTGAATCATTGTTGCGTAGCATAAGTATAGAAGATTTTGGTATTGCTGAAAGTGATGTGAAAATTATTTACAGTGGTAACAATGTTTTTCCGCATGATGAACGTGAACAATGGACAGACAGTTGTAACCTGCTTGCACTGAAAAATGGTGTAGTGGTAGGTTACGACAGAAATGAAGAAACCTTCAAAGGCTTTATGGCCAATGGTTTTACAGTGATAAAAGTTGGAGAATTATTGAAGAAATTTGAAAACAATGAATTAACACCTGCAGAGGTAAAAGATACATTGATCGTTTTACCTTCGGCAGAATTATCAAGAGCAAGAGGCGGTGCGCATTGCATGAGTATGCCTTTGCTGAGAGAAAAAATATAA
- a CDS encoding 4a-hydroxytetrahydrobiopterin dehydratase → MWTEQNNTLYKKFEFKNFSEAFAFMTRVAIEAEKMDHHPLWTNVYNKVEIWLSTHDAGDIVTEKDRKLSKKIDALVA, encoded by the coding sequence ATGTGGACAGAACAAAACAATACACTCTATAAAAAATTTGAGTTCAAAAATTTTTCAGAAGCATTTGCTTTTATGACAAGAGTGGCAATAGAAGCAGAAAAAATGGATCATCATCCATTATGGACAAACGTTTACAATAAAGTAGAGATCTGGCTTAGCACACATGATGCCGGGGATATTGTTACAGAAAAAGACCGTAAACTTTCTAAGAAGATAGACGCATTGGTTGCATAG
- a CDS encoding IPExxxVDY family protein: MKLKLNIDELTDDFFEDTRLLGITATTKSYRFCWAINNMIGFNFRLNPDIEIHLQKKGRQYFFPVYQFTVPNTDLHHFIYHNQYDGEYLLPEFKHMDFLWLVKGDCFPDEDCYNLIQSVKKINGVQLIAELTNEHIKNKGNLVF, translated from the coding sequence ATGAAATTAAAACTGAACATAGATGAATTAACAGATGATTTTTTTGAAGACACCCGTTTGCTTGGCATTACGGCTACAACAAAAAGTTATCGTTTCTGCTGGGCCATCAATAACATGATCGGTTTTAATTTCAGGCTTAACCCAGATATTGAAATTCATTTGCAGAAAAAAGGCCGGCAATATTTTTTTCCCGTATACCAGTTCACGGTTCCAAATACAGATCTGCATCATTTCATTTATCACAATCAGTATGACGGTGAGTATCTTTTGCCCGAATTTAAGCATATGGATTTTTTGTGGCTGGTAAAAGGGGATTGCTTTCCTGATGAAGATTGTTACAACTTAATACAGTCTGTAAAAAAAATAAATGGCGTACAGTTAATAGCAGAACTAACTAATGAGCATATAAAAAATAAGGGAAACTTAGTCTTTTAA